A genomic region of Pseudopipra pipra isolate bDixPip1 chromosome W, bDixPip1.hap1, whole genome shotgun sequence contains the following coding sequences:
- the LOC135406339 gene encoding olfactory receptor 14J1-like — protein MSNSSSMAQFLLLALADRRELQLLHFWLFLAISLAALLANGLILSAVACDHHLHTPMGFFLLNLSLTDLGCICTTVPKAMHNSLWDTTTISYMGCAAQLFFFYFFISAEFYLLTIMCYDRYVAICKPLHYGTLLGSRACAHMAAAAWATGFINSLLHTANTFSLPLCQGNALGQFFCEIPHILKLSCSHSGYIREIGLILVSGCLVFGCFIFIVFSYVQIFRAVLRIPSEQGRHKAFSTCLPHLAVLSLFLSTGTFAYLKPPFFSSPSLDLALSVLYSVVPPALNPLIYSLRNQELKDALRKMMTGCFSVAIEFLFSGV, from the coding sequence atgtccaacagcagctccatggcccagttcctcctgctggcattggcagacaggcgggagctgcagctcctgcacttctggctcttcctggccatctccctggctgccctcctggccaacggcctcatcctcagcgccgtagcctgcgaccaccacctgcacacccccatgggcttcttcctgctcaacctctccctcacagacctgggctgcatctgcaccactgtccccaaagccatgcacaattccctctgggacaccacaaccatctcctacatgggatgtgctgcacagctctttttcttttacttcttcatctcagcagagttttatctcctcaccatcatgtgctacgaccgctacgttgccatctgcaaacccctgcactacgggaccctcctgggcagcagagcttgtgcccacatggcagcagctgcctgggccactggttTTAtcaattctctgctgcacacagccaatacattttccctgcccctgtgccagggcaatgccctgggccagttcttctgtgaaatcccacacatcctcaagctctcctgctcacactcaggatacatcagggaaattgggctcattcTGGTTAGTGGCTGTTTAGTGTTcggttgtttcattttcattgttttctcctatgtgcagatcttcagggctgtgctgaggatcccctctgagcagggacggcacaaagccttttccacgtgcctccctcacctggccgtgctcTCCCTGTTTCTCAGCACTGGCACATTTGCCTACTTGAAACctcccttcttctcctccccatccctggatctggccctgtcagttctgtactcagtggtgcctccagcactgaaccccctcatctacagcctcaggaaccaggagctcaaggatgccctgaggaaaatgatgactggatgcttttcagtaGCAATAGAGTtcctgttttctggtgtgtag